In Aspergillus fumigatus Af293 chromosome 2, whole genome shotgun sequence, a genomic segment contains:
- a CDS encoding 40S ribosomal protein uS17 — protein MATELTVQSERAFQKQPHIFLNSKTKAKSKKVGQTRRWYKDVGLGFRTPKTAIEGSYIDKKCPFTGMVSIRGRILTGRVVSTKMHRTIIIRREYLHYVPKYNRYEKRHKNLAAHVSPAFRVEEGDWVTVGQCRPLSKTVRFNVLRVLPRTGKAVKAFNKF, from the exons ATGGCTACCGAGTTGACCGTCCAGTCGGAACGTGCGTTCCAGAAGCAGCCTcacatcttcctcaactccaagaccaaggcgaagagcaagaaggtCGGCCAGACCCGGAGATGGTACAAGGATGTCGGTCTCGGATTCCGTACTCCCAAGACTGCCATTGAGGGCAGCTACATTG ACAAGAAGTGCCCCTTCACCGGTATGGTCTCCATTCGTGGTCGTATCCTGACCGGCCGTGTCGTCTCTACCAAGATGCACCgtaccatcatcatccgtcGTGAATACCTCCACTACGTCCCCAAGTACAACCGTTATGAGAAGAGACACAAGAACCTTGCCGCTCACGTCTCTCCTGCTTTCCgtgttgaggagggtgacTGGGTCACCGTCGGCCAGTGCCGTCCTCTGAGCAAGACT GTCCGCTTCAACGTCCTGCGTGTCCTGCCCCGTACCGGCAAGGCCGTCAAGGCATTCAACAAGTTCTAA
- a CDS encoding ENTH domain protein: MSQNFEKSVKGATKVKLAAPKSKYIEHILVATHTGEAGVAEIFRTLQFRLRDSTWTIVFKALIVVHLMIREGQLDATLQYMAENPTKLAISGYSEVQSQGHNIRRYADYLMARAKAFEATKTDYVRSGQGRMKRLTVEKGLLRETEIVQKQIKALLRCDLLTDEVENEITLTAFRLLTLDLLTLYSVMNEGTINVLEHYFEMSRPDSERALEIYKTFTAQTEEVVKFLGVARHFQSATRLEIPKLKHASTDLTRLLEDDLNDPDFNIRRREYLARKGAKNGGADTALKSSITGGPQNTSNMSSAPSRPQTEPNPQKKTNPADLIDFFEPIEPNPQPTAQPTNFQHPYQAQQQQQTMPFQPTGFQPQQTGLYTQQTGFQQQPQGASFGQPTGFGEPFPQQNNNQFGQAQAPQPLQSMPTGAGFGGYSAQPQTYGFQTHLSPIPQSGVASFSQQQQPALGVQQQPQQQSTNPFRQSMLMSTPTGTAVPASPLSRQNTNPFARRLSTVNPQVSSGPTEGTQSPAQQPLRPHRTGTNPFARSSSVPPQQSQGLQPPAAAPLRPNPTGSTNPFRQSAFVNQQTGQGWHVGGQQGTMGGLEKLETVPVFPRPGMA, from the exons ATGTCTCAAAATTTTGAGAAATCCGTAAAGGGGGCcaccaaggtcaag CTTGCGGCTCCTAAATCAAAATACATCGAACACATCCTGGTTGCGACCCATACGGGCGAGGCGGGTGTTGCAGAGATATTCAGGACACTGCAATTTCGACTGCGCGATTCAACATGGACGATCGTGTTCAAGGCGCTAATTGTTGTCCATCTTATGATACGAGAGGGGCAATTGGATGCCACTTTACAATACATGGCGGAGAACCCTACCAAGTTAGCAATCAGCGGATACTCAGAAG TACAATCACAAGGGCATAACATCCGAAGATACGCCGATTACCTTATGGCGCGCGCAAAAGCGTTCGAAGCCACAAAGACCGATTACGTCCGGAGCGGACAAGGACGAATGAAGCGATTGACAGTTGAAAAGGGTCTACTGAGAGAAACAGAGATTGTTCAGAAGCAGATCAAGGCTTTGTTACGCTGCGAC CTTCTGACAGATGAAGTGGAAAACGAAATTACGCTCACGGCCTTCCGGTTGCTTACCTTGGACCTACTGACTCTATACTCGGTCATGAATGAGGGTACAATAAACGTTCTAG AGCATTATTTTGAGATGTCGAGGCCGGACAGCGAGCGGGCTCTAGAGATATACAAGACCTTCACCGCACAGACGGAGGAGGTCGTGAAGTTCCTGGGTGTCGCTAGGCACTTTCAATCTGCAACCAGATTGGAAATACCCAAACTCAAACACGCTTCGACGGACTTGACGCGCCTTCTTGAGGATGATCTCAATGACCCTGATTTCAACATTCGCCGAAGGGAGTATTTGGCTCGAAAAGGCGCAAAGAATGGTGGAGCAGACACTGCGTTGAAGTCCAGTATTACTGGGGGCCCTCAGAATACCAGTAATATGAGTTCTGCCCCGAGCCGCCCACAAACAGAACCGAACCCGCAGAAGAAAACCAATCCTGCGGACTTGATTGACTTTTTCGAACCTATCGAACCCAATCCGCAGCCTACAGCACAACCAACAAATTTCCAGCACCCGTACCAagcacagcagcaacagcaaacCATGCCCTTCCAGCCAACGGGCTTCCAGCCGCAGCAGACAGGGCTCTATACCCAACAGACGGGCTTCCAGCAACAGCCTCAAGGGGCCTCTTTTGGTCAACCGACCGGCTTTGGAGAACCCTTCCCTCAGCAGAATAATAACCAATTTGGACAAGCACAAGCCCCTCAACCACTCCAGTCTATGCCAACTGGGGCCGGATTCGGCGGCTACTCGGCACAGCCGCAGACATATGGGTTCCAAACCCATCTTAGCCCCATACCGCAAAGCGGTGTCGCGTCATTttctcagcagcaacaacccGCATTGGGTgttcagcagcagccgcaacAACAATCAACCAATCCTTTTAGGCAGTCAATGTTGATGAGCACACCAACAGGGACTGCTGTGCCGGCGTCTCCGTTGAGCCGTCAAAACACGAACCCTTTTGCCAGACGCCTATCGACGGTGAATCCACAAGTCAGTTCAGGTCCTACTGAAGGGACTCAGAGTCCAGCGCAACAACCACTTCGGCCTCACCGAACAGGGACCAATCCCTTTGCTCGGAGCTCCTCTGTTCCTCCCCAGCAAAGTCAAGGACTGCAGCCTCCAGCCGCAGCACCCTTACGGCCGAATCCAACGGGAAGCACGAATCCCTTCCGACAGAGTGCCTTTGTAAACCAACAAACCGGCCAGGGCTGGCATGTCGGTGGTCAGCAGGGTACCATGGGGGGACTTGAAAAGCTAGAAACAGTGCCAGTCTTTCCACGGCCCGGGATGGCCTAG
- a CDS encoding kinetochore-microtubule binding complex subunit SPC105 has product MVSRGDSAGSGRPRSRRSIAHVPRSRLTSGLDKENATADIGAAQSQDGFAKRAGKDKKSRSKSLGPGGLDALQDSNGNRRKSTIAFPLKSILKPTIPVSPVRNIPSFEETRKHTPARGAQQDGVHGDNKDKGKGDLLVDIETPAQPSASGPEDPANPFDSFNASSAIAAAREQEEKERRERERQIILEKREARRKSMANRRVSFAPEATLHTWNVVEIPDDSTSSSASNSTRRASSLAENQAPTPAAIQREPPSTPDTVAESDIAFSPVEYPDLQELRNRSFSAYDEHATSQDLSSSPFSGGSADGLEDTSLQDVPREGDDDDDDDNSSGSGFDGESTAMSMDNMTVHSTASARSDRSSSSTSSSARLNEALRQAAKEAGTRGIDYDEDGKMSMEIADQEITGAFQPWIKKGQRQSFEWEDISALHDQENINPSHNSIQSSTVPNDSADIADEDLSMEVTNAIGRIIQPSRRQSTVRRKSMSEETNYDEQTMEFTNVIGGIKQSASPTRSAGGESNASDEEMTMEFTSVVGGVLNKPFQTQHSEEANTGGWNDEDDGGSMEGEADMEMTGAVGGILSATGTRDGQDEDQTAGMELTTAMGRILPATVDQNQERRDANSESENEQPQSSPFQENVRQSPSKSPVSFHLAAIASESGSPSLASVRPRSTRQSLSRRMSNTPSAHSPHQSPVKNTLTSPKDSTPQASQSMTPSKTPLSMTNNRSASPRKLFQSETHLSASKDKSLGRKSLFGSTAVTGEAVPLFVLRPHEKRRSSGLGIDKEGLGSPRVAAMLDKRRSIGEDAPRFVPQEQPKSGVRFEDPLKLQEEVDMEREEEEKREDGHIPPLQLDPTANLKDMISSLTPKKNKLRGRKSLHVGAARGLLGKRPVELDQDDEEEADNTPKRLKGRNASPVKSIKLPAPPTKDETVGHLKRSPTRRSVVAPPIEGSTTPSQEPKTSSLSLTPAKDVSESFNSSTESTSTEEGNVAPQDSEPEFEPIQLQDFLNMTNIHFMELTTTKRRHTTAPGSVSKRTARLSAESKAATASFEDCVAAGFCTVPMLELYQHSCRELKSYISEGRQVIRSIEAETYAENPPLFREYATAPPDIRLLMDNQFRNVKTHARLQSKATWYEWRMKLLEGLKEGLYRHVDEMKADGDLLTKYETLLDGIVPALVEKQSALQEEAANLQQLTDEMESCDQDELRNAREKLSSLEDEIELKKKQLQELQGQVQEKTNSLESGAELKAEFLAQIKEAERVKEECHGWSAKEISELTESVRKTELQTGWSIVSATPSGSPAGPLLTMSYREQLQLVFHPATFATENAAQPPSSIDEKTSPHLELKYHPRNGAKSTVRAPQLSPIALLVLKSLQKHLKTLEHKTATIAPKHLLRFISNAWNSVLSLEEEARMLEFCGVTKLRLSEDEDKLSLRARCTILGTDTAEGRKTQASRSTKKHASNEKQRIDVDFGVRTHVVQDNESGDVGSLDFEIDVIASKVYGFGSGNDLGMSETEMRTILCKEMGEKTAGAQLGNGVWSRAVRMLTGTVF; this is encoded by the exons ATGGTGTCCCGAGGTGACTCCGCGGGGTCGGGTCGTCCGCGATCTCGCCGTTCCATTGCCCATGTGCCTCGTTCGAGATTGACCTCTGGGCTAGATAAAGAAAATGCCACAGCAGATATAGGTGCAGCTCAAAGTCAAGATGGCTTCGCGAAACGTGCGGGAAAAGATAAAAAATCCCGTAGTAAGAGCTTAGGACCTGGTGGTTTGGATGCGCTTCAGGATTCAAATGGCAATCGGCGCAAG TCTACCATAGCTTTTCCGCTCAAATCTATTCTCAAACCGACAATTCCTGTCTCTCCCGTTCGAAACATTCCATCTTTCGAAGAAACGCGCAAACACACTCCAGCGCGCGGCGCACAACAGGACGGTGTCCATGGCGATAATAAAGATAAAGGGAAAGGAGATTTATTGGTAGACATTGAGACTCCCGCGCAGCCGTCAGCGTCTGGCCCAGAGGATCCAGCCAATCCATTCGATAGCTTCAATGCGTCATCTGCGATCGCCGCCGCAAGAgaacaggaggagaaggagaggagagagcGCGAGCGTCAGATTATTctggaaaagagagaagcgCGCCGAAAATCAATGG CGAACCGCCGCGTTTCTTTCGCTCCGGAGGCAACACTACACACGTGGAACGTAGTCGAAATTCCTGATGATTCGACTTCCTCATCGGCTTCTAACTCCACCCGGCGTGCTTCGTCCCTCGCTGAGAACCAAGCGCCGACACCAGCGGCCATTCAGAGAGAACCCCCGTCCACACCTGACACTGTAGCGGAATCAGACATTGCATTTTCTCCGGTGGAGTATCCGGACCTGCAAGAGCTCAGGAATCGTTCGTTTTCAGCGTATGATGAACACGCAACTTCGCAAGATCTGTCGTCTAGTCCATTCAGCGGAGGGTCTGCAGATGGCTTGGAGGATACTAGCCTTCAAGACGTTCCAAGGGAAggtgacgatgacgatgatgacgacaatTCCTCAGGCTCCGGATTTGATGGGGAGAGTACGGCGATGAGTATGGACAACATGACTGTTCATTCAACTGCGAGTGCCCGTTCAGATCGGTCGAGCTCTAGTACCAGTTCCAGCGCCCGCCTGAACGAGGCCCTACGCCAAGCAGCTAAAGAAGCTGGAACGAGAGGCATTGACTACGATGAGGATGGGAAGATGTCAATGGAAATCGCTGACCAAGAAATCACTGGCGCTTTCCAGCCATGGATCAAAAAGGGCCAAAGGCAAAGTTTTGAATGGGAGGATATTAGCGCTTTGCATGACCAAGAGAATATCAACCCATCGCACAACTCAATCCAGTCATCGACTGTTCCCAATGATTCCGCGGATATCGCAGACGAAGACCTCAGCATGGAGGTAACTAACGCAATTGGGCGTATCATCCAGCCAAGTCGTCGCCAGAGCACCGTCCGGCGCAAGTCAATGAGCGAAGAGACAAACTATGATGAGCAAACAATGGAATTCACGAATGTGATTGGTGGCATTAAACAATCTGCATCTCCCACCAGGTCCGCAGGTGGCGAAAGTAATGCtagcgacgaggagatgacAATGGAATTCACCTCTGTTGTAGGGGGTGTTCTCAACAAACCGTTTCAGACTCAGCATTCTGAGGAAGCAAATACCGGTGGGTGgaacgatgaggatgatggtgGCAGCATGGAAGGCGAGGCAGACATGGAGATGACAGGGGCAGTTGGCGGCATTCTTTCAGCAACCGGGACTCGAGATGGGCAGGACGAAGACCAGACAGCTGGAATGGAGCTTACAACTGCCATGGGACGAATTTTGCCAGCGACTGTCGACCAAAACCAGGAAAGGAGGGACGCGAATTCTGAGTCAGAGAATGAACAACCCCAAAGCTCTCCCTTCCAGGAGAATGTCCGACAATCTCCTTCAAAATCGCCAGTTTCTTTCCACCTGGCTGCTATTGCCTCTGAAAGTGGAAGCCCCAGTTTAGCCAGTGTCCGACCTCGATCAACTAGGCAAAGCCTGAGCCGTCGGATGTCGAACACGCCGTCGGCACACTCGCCACACCAATCACCAGTGAAGAATACATTGACTTCGCCAAAGGACTCAACACCCCAAGCCAGTCAATCCATGACGCCCAGCAAGACTCCTTTGAGCATGACAAATAACCGAAGTGCATCGCCGAGGAAGCTTTTTCAGTCTGAGACCCACCTTTCTGCCAGCAAGGATAAATCCCTTGGCCGCAAGAGTCTCTTTGGATCTACTGCGGTGACCGGTGAAGCCGTCCCCCTTTTCGTACTACGCCCTCACGAGAAACGGCGTTCATCCGGTCTTGGAATCGACAAAGAGGGTCTAGGCTCGCCTCGCGTGGCTGCTATGCTTGATAAGAGACGATCAATCGGAGAGGACGCTCCACGCTTCGTTCCTCAAGAGCAGCCAAAATCGGGTGTGCGCTTTGAAGATCCTCTGAaactccaagaagaagtcgacaTGGAGcgtgaagaagaggagaagcgggAAGACGGTCATATTCCCCCATTGCAGTTGGATCCTACTGCGAATCTAAAGGATATGATTTCGAGCCTCACAccaaagaagaacaagctCCGTGGCCGCAAGAGTTTACACGTGGGTGCTGCCCGGGGTTTATTGGGCAAGCGACCCGTAGAGCTAgatcaggatgatgaagaggaggccgaTAATACTCCTAAGCGCTTGAAGGGCCGCAACGCCAGCCCAGTGAAGAGCATCAAACTTCCGGCACCGCCGACAAAGGATGAGACGGTCGGACATTTGAAGCGCTCACCCACTCGTAGATCTGTTGTTGCACCACCCATTGAAGGTAGCACGACCCCAAGTCAGGAGCCAAAGACCAGCTCCTTGTCGCTTACTCCGGCGAAAGACGTATCCGAGTCTTTCAACTCCAGTACAGAATCAACATCAACTGAAGAGGGCAATGTCGCTCCGCAAGATAGCGAGCCCGAATTTGAACCTATTCAGCTACAGGATTTCTTGAACATGACTAACATCCATTTCATGGAGCTGACTACAACCAAACGAAGGCATACTACAGCCCCTGGGAGTGTGAGTAAGAGGACGGCTAGGCTCTCTGCTGAGTCCAAGGCCGCCACAGCCAGTTTTGAAGATTGTGTCGCTGCCGGTTTCTGTACTGTGCCCATGCTTGAGTTGTATCAGCAT TCGTGCCGCGAGTTGAAATCCTACATCTCTGAAGGCCGACAGGTGATTCGATCCATTGAAGCCGAGACATACGCTGAGAACCCGCCACTCTTCCGAGAATATGCCACTGCTCCGCCAGACATCCGGCTGTTGATGGACAACCAGTTCCGGAATGTCAAGACCCATGCTAGATTACAGAGCAAAGCCACATGGTACGAATGGCGTATgaagcttcttgaaggtCTGAAAGAAGGCCTCTACCGGCATGTTGATGAGATGAAGGCGGATGGAGATCTATTGACAAAATATGAGACCTTGCTCGATGGCATAGTACCTGCTCTTGTCGAGAAACAATCAGCGCTGCAAGAGGAAGCCGCGAACTTACAGCAACTTACGGACGAGATGGAGAGTTGCGACCAGGATGAACTGCGAAATGCGCGGGAGAAGCTCTCCAGCTTAGAGGATGAGATagagttgaagaagaagcaactGCAGGAGCTTCAAGGCCAGGTGCAAGAGAAGACTAACAGTCTTGAGTCGGGAGCGGAACTCAAAGCTGAGTTCTTGGCGCAGATCAAGGAAGCTGAAAGGGTAAAAGAGGAGTGCCATGGCTGGAGCGCAAAGGAAATCAGTGAATTGACGG AATCCGTTCGGAAAACTGAGCTTCAGACAGGCTGGTCTATTGTATCAGCCACCCCCTCCGGCTCACCCGCAGGCCCTTTGTTGACCATGTCATACCGAGAGCAGCTTCAACTCGTCTTCCACCCGGCGACCTTTGCTACTGAAAACGCAGCTCAACCGCCATCCAGCATTGACGAGAAGACAAGCCCGCATCTTGAGTTGAAATACCACCCAAGAAACGGCGCCAAGTCGACGGTACGAGCGCCGCAGCTGTCTCCTATCGCCTTGTTAGTCCTCAAATCTCTTCAGAAGCACCTCAAAACCCTAGAGCACAAGACAGCCACTATAGCTCCGAAGCATCTCTTGCGCTTCATCTCAAATGCTTGGAACTCCGTGCTCAGCCTAGAGGAAGAAGCCCGCATGCTTGAATTCTGCGGCGTAACTAAACTCAGGCTATccgaggacgaagacaagCTGTCGCTTAGAGCCCGATGCACTATTCTCGGAACTGACACAGCCGAGGGCCGAAAAACACAGGCGTCCAGATCCACAAAGAAGCACGCAAGCAATGAGAAACAGCGAATCGACGTCGACTTTGGAGTGAGAACCCACGTGGTCCAAGACAATGAGTCCGGCGACGTCGGTTCTTTGGATTTCGAGATTGATGTGATCGCCAGTAAGGTGTATGGTTTCGGATCTGGCAATGACCTCGGCATGTCTGAGACGGAGATGCGAACCATCCTCTGCAAGGAAATGGGGGAGAAGACTGCCGGAGCACAACTTGGGAATGGTGTTTGGAGTAGAGCCGTTCGAATGCTTACAGGGACTGTTTTCTAA
- a CDS encoding acetate uptake transporter family protein, giving the protein MSTEQNAALEKDVGPDNSINGTPENTNAPQLTSQMTHEEHEVAKAAARFGYGPLAKPNPNEYNLPPFGGEFQPGLYKSVEKRKFANPAPLGLCAFALTTFVLSCINMGARDITAPNIVVALAFGYGGLVQLLAGMWEMAIGNTFGATALSSYGGFWISFAIVLTPGGFNIESALVKADNGSTSMFDNSFGLFLMGWFIFTTILLFCTLRSTVAFFLLFFFLDLAFLLLGIGYIQRDSAGKPNPPVIKAGGFFGLLAAFTAWYNALAGIADSSNSFFVIPVAHFPWSPTGQARRTKTERETV; this is encoded by the exons ATGTCTACCGAGCAGAACGCAGCCCTTGAAAAGGATGTCGGTCCGGATAACAGCATCAACGGCACTCCTGAAAATACCAATGCTCCGCAGCTTACCTCGCAGATGACCCACGAGGAGCACGAAGTGGCCAAGGCCGCTGCTCGCTTTGGCTATGGTCCTCTGGCCAAGCCCAATCCCAACGAGTACAACCTCCCTCCCTTCGGAGGAGAGTTCCAGCCTGGTCTGTACAAGTCCGTTGAGAAGCGCAAGTTTGCCAACCCTGCTCCTCTGGGTTTGTGTGCTTTCGCCCTTACCACATTCGTTCTGAGCTGCATCAACATGGGTGCTCGCGACATCACTGCTCCCAacattgttgttgctcttgcttTCGGTTATGGTGGTCTGGTTCAGTTGCTTGCTGGCATGTG GGAAATGGCCATCGGTAACACTTTTGGTGCCACTGCTCTGTCCTCTTATGGTGGTTTCTGGATCTCCTTCGCTATTGTTTTGACCCCCGGTGGCTTCAACATCGAGTCAGCTCTCGTCAAGGCCGACAATGGCAGCACCTCCATGTTTGACAACTCTTTCGGCCTGTTCCTGATG GGCTGGttcatcttcaccaccatCCTGCTGTTCTGCACCCTGAGATCTACCGTggctttcttcctcctgttcttcttcctcgatctCGCTTTCCTCCTGCTCGGTATCGGCTACATCCAGCGCGACAGCGCGGGCAAGCCCAACCCTCCCGTCATCAAGGCCGGTGGCTTCTTTGGTCTCCTGGCTGCCTTCACTGCCTGGTACAACGCCCTGGCCGGTATTGCcgacagcagcaacagcttcTTTGTCATTCCCGTCGCCCACTTTCCCTGGTCTCCTACCGGACAGGCACGGAGAACCAAGACCGAGCGCGAGACCGTCTAA
- a CDS encoding transcription factor domain-containing protein produces the protein MQNLSIAAESVLSLGSLDGCASIHQAPRFKDHHNVIRIRNPLICEACYKSKIKCEPSASNTSCKQCTRRRIPCELTSRKEKQERTKRRLYVKALKERLYRVESLLKAAGLVNEENLSSPEASSDDDVSLEEDGVEAESEDEFSTPLPHNSSVHKVRMSKSADQQSGLESPSRLSGTEDSQHVSLIRWDNKADSLYYGRSSSLSILSREGIEWIKHKTGEVDFLRLLVSDTKHDSPWDYWRPDVFHDVFASKVFKPLPPRAEVFSLLGDYFRTINRLFPLYHEASFMEMVEWQYTQQTCDDAARWASINIILALAYEYRYSNSLKPEKDKERAWLYYKNAISVFTELTLRRTDMLSVQALLGMALFLRGNSGTQSAMPLITAAIRTCHRLGLHRDTPRPHLAPAEQEQRKRVFWIAFILDQSTCIRTGNAPTQHPDDFDVEIPAVDPENDLLLSDDKPFFQQLCRITIIKSRIYTELYSEKALQNKTAAEVIKIVKKLHAELGEWRAANTFDDQLKQGAAGEDFLRGFASAGMQFVYFNSLILIHRMVLVIAFIYRQRLANGGPAPDDANLILRESSSSIAFCSEAARDTLRLVNNLPWGDIAWIWSLLYYVFLAVMTIFINILRDSRYPNVREDIQSLNMASTFFATLIPSDGPSNYARFMTQMSANFERIARSVVERDQKATKLSQRATSRTSMTRAEGHDLASEEQRSQRSQPAEAPKSSPSSSPVHSPSIIDIPHLPGLPRINSSGYVVPDSSPSASDDLQPSNSYPPIENACQNGAASSESSASPQVFNNPTYPFDAFFPMPIANHIPQSEFWQTIPIADWGPPGSNQFSDDPYMQGFFQGRAPSFAAPTTTATPSNMPSVPPDLGFSTENPGQFVDDQGPSQSIWPGGGFGNPFS, from the exons ATGCAGAACTTGTCAATCGCAGCTGAGAGCGTTCTTTCTCTGGGATCGCTGGACGGTTGTGCAAGCATCCACCAAGCACCAAGATTCAAGGACCACCATAATGTGATTCGAATACGTAACCCTCTG ATTTGCGAAGCTTGCTACAAGAGCAAGATAAAGTGTGAGCCTAGTGCCTCCAACACGTCTTGTAAGCAGTGTACGCGTCGTCGCATTCCATGCGAACTCACTTCTCggaaggagaagcaggagcGTACAAAAAG ACGCCTGTATGTAAAGGCTTTGAAGGAGCGCTTATATAGGGTGGAGTCGCTGCTTAAAGCGGCTGGTCTGGTGAACGAGGAGAATCTTTCGTCTCCAGAAGCCagcagcgatgatgatgtgtCGCTCGAAGAGGACGGAGTGGAAGCCGAAAGTGAAGATGAGTTCTCAACTCCACTACCGCATAACTCAAGTGTGCACAAGGTTCGCATGTCCAAGTCGGCCGATCAGCAGTCGGGACTTGAGTCACCTAGCAGGCTTTCTGGTACTGAGGATAGCCAACATGTTTCCTTAATTCGATGGGACAACAAGGCTGACTCCTTATACTACG GACGTTCTTCCTCATTGTCCATTTTATCCAGAGAAGGGATCGAGTGGATCAAGCACAAGACCGGTGAAGTCGACTTCCTTCGTTTGCTAGTCTCAGACACAAAGCACGATAGTCCATGGGACTATTGGCGGCCTGACGTGTTCCATGATGTATTTGCTTCGAAGGTCTTCAAACCTCTTCCGCCTCGAGCGGAGGTATTCTCCTTGCTGGGCGATTATTTTCGAACCATCAATCGCTTGTTCCCACTTTACCATGAAGCCTCTTTCATGGAAATGGTGGAATGGCAGTACACACAGCAGACGTGCGATGACGCTGCTCGGTGGGCCAGCATCAATATCATTCTCGCCTTGGCCTATGAATATAGATACTCAAACAGTCTCAAGCCAGAAAAGGACAAGGAAAGAGCATGGCTCTATTATAAGAACGCCATATCGGTTTTCACTGAGCTGACGCTGCGCCGAACTGACATGCTGAGTGTACAAGCTCTCCTTGGCATGGCGCTTTTCCTTCGCGGTAATTCAGGCACTCAGTCAGCAATGCCTTTAATAACGGCAGCCATCAGAACGTGCCACCGACTGGGTCTCCATCGTGACACCCCACGGCCTCACCTTGCCCCAGCagagcaggagcagaggaaaagagTCTTCTGGATCGCCTTTATTCTAGACCAAAG TACATGTATACGAACTGGAAATGCGCCAACTCAACATCCTGACGATTTCGACGTTGAGATCCCTGCTGTTGATCCCGAAAATGATCTCCTGCTAAGCGACGACAAGCCATTTTTCCAGCAACTTTGTAGAATCACCATTATCAAGAGTCGTATATACACGGAGCTCTATTCTGAAAAAGCCTTGCAGAATAAGACCGCAGCTGAAGTTATCAAGATTGTGAAGAAACTTCACGCTGAGCTCGGTGAATGGAGGGCGGCGAACACGTTTGATGATCAATTGAAACAGGGAGCGGCAGGCGAAGATTTTCTGCGAGGATTTGCGTCCGCCGGCATGCAGTTCGTCTACTTCAATTCATTGATCTTGATCCATCGGATGGTTCTAGTCATTGCCTTTATCTACCGACAACGTCTCGCAAATGGAGGTCCTGCACCTGACGATGCCAATTTGATCCTTCGAgaatcgtcctcctccattgCTTTTTGTTCAGAGGCTGCTCGAGATACATTGAGGCTCGTTAATAATCTCCCATGGGGTGATATAGCATGGATATG GTCCCTTCTTTATTACGTGTTTCTGGCCGTTATGACAATTTTCATTAACATTCTGCGAGACTCGCGGTACCCTAACGTCAGGGAAGATATTCAATCGCTTAACATGGCCTCGACATTCTTCGCCACGCTGATCCCAAGTGACGGGCCCTCCAACTACGCCAGGTTCATGACGCAAATGAGCGCAAACTTTGAACGAATAGCCAGATCTGTCGTAGAGCGAGATCAAAAGGCAACCAAACTCAGCCAGAGAGCAACTTCTCGTACATCAATGACCAGAGCAGAAGGCCACGATCTCGCATCAGAAGAACAACGAAGCCAACGTAGCCAACCGGCAGAAGCGCCAAAATCATccccttcatcttctcctgtCCACTCGCCCTCGATCATCGATATTCCCCATCTCCCTGGTCTTCCCCGCATCAACTCTTCCGGCTACGTGGTACCCGATAGCAGCCCTTCGGCGTCCGATGACCTCCAACCTTCAAATTCTTATCCTCCAATTGAAAACGCCTGTCAAAACGGCGCAGCGTCATCTGAATCATCCGCTTCTCCCCAAGTTTTCAATAATCCCACCTATCCCTTTGATGCATTCTTCCCAATGCCGATAGCCAATCACATCCCTCAAAGCGAATTCTGGCAAACCATCCCGATAGCGGACTGGGGACCCCCGGGTTCGAATCAGTTCAGTGACGATCCCTATATGCAAGGTTTCTTTCAAGGAAGGGCACCGTCCTTCGCAGCACCAACCACCACAGCGACGCCGAGCAATATGCCTTCGGTTCCCCCTGACTTGGGATTTTCTACTGAAAACCCGGGCCAATTTGTTGACGATCAGGGGCCAAGTCAGAGCATCTGGCCGGGCGGAGGGTTTGGAAACCCATTCTCTTAA